Proteins from a single region of Oryza brachyantha chromosome 6, ObraRS2, whole genome shotgun sequence:
- the LOC102709004 gene encoding reticulon-like protein B2, with amino-acid sequence MADPAEETVPAPPPPTPAVPAEGASDEPEPVQLPASPAEKVTAPEPAPAPAMATSRGFRLLGEDTSVHKALGGGKTADVLLWKDKKTSAVVIGGATVIWILFEVLDYHLLTLLSHVMIGALAILFLWSKATTFIKKSPPDIPVVQIPEDVAVNVSRALRNDINRALHLFREIALGHDLKKFLGVIVALWVLSEVGSCCDFLTLIYVAVLMLHTVPILYDKYQDKVDHFAGRAHSEACKHYEVLDAKVLSKIPRGPSKPKKQN; translated from the exons ATGGCCGATCCGGCGGAGGAGaccgtccccgcgccgccgccgcccaccccgGCGGTCCCGGCCGAGGGTGCCTCGGACGAGCCCGAGCCGGTTCAGCtgcccgcctcgccggcggagaAGGTGACGGCGCCGGagcctgcgccggcgccggcgatggcgacgagtCGGGGGTTCAGGTTGCTTGGGGAGGATACCTCCGTGCATAAGGCTCTTGGGGGCGGTAAAA CTGCTGATGTACTATTATGGAAAGACAAGAAGACATCCGCTGTAGTGATTGGTGGCGCAACTGTCATATGGATCTTGTTTGAAGTGCTTGATTACCATCTATTGACTCTGCTGTCTCATGTGATGATTGGTGCCCTGGCCATCTTGTTCCTGTGGTCAAAAGCTACTACATTTATCAAGAA GAGTCCACCAGATATCCCCGTAGTACAGATACCTGAAGATGTCGCTGTGAATGTATCACGAGCATTACGCAATGACATAAACAGAGCACTTCACCTGTTTCGGGAGATCGCGTTGGGGCATGACCTAAAGAAATTTCTTGGT GTGATTGTTGCGCTCTGGGTTCTGTCAGAAGTGGGAAGCTGCTGTGACTTCCTGACCTTGATATATGTTG CTGTCCTCATGCTACACACTGTGCCGATCTTGTACGACAAGTACCAGGACAAGGTGGATCACTTTGCTGGAAGGGCTCACTCCGAGGCCTGCAAGCACTATGAGGTGTTGGATGCCAAGGTTTTGAGCAAGATACCCAGGGGCCCTTCGAAACCCAAGAAGCAGAACTAG
- the LOC102708723 gene encoding ABC transporter G family member 8-like, with protein sequence MSTTTTTTTVKEPDNADAPPSPSPSTPPKKVMYELAARNIYYAKPAAAVATTTSLARFLMKPCGAAQPAPDYILRDVSLTARPGEILAVVGPSGAGKSTLLDILAARTAPTHGRLLLNSAPLRSSSFRRLSAHVPQMDVALSLLTVAETFAFAASLLYPASEASAAVTALLADLRLGHATHTRVSATRLSGGERRRVSIGLALLRNPGILLLDEPTSGLDSSSANVVVGCLRAVAAARGTTVVLSIHQPSSRILSSVDSLLLLSRGAVLHHGSVDSLDAALLSNGLAVPAQLNPLEFALEVLDQLPYPSASSPEPKTPEEFATVTSSNRHKDAPSSSSSTSPCSRLHEVVVLYKRAWKVVYRSKQLLLTNFLESVLVGTLLGTIYINAGYGEAGAHKRLGLFAFTLTFLLTSTTETLPTFVSERPIVLAETASGLYRLSSHATAATLVFLPYLLAVALLYSGCVYFLVGLCASPVAFAAFVLVVWAVVLTANSLVLFVSSFAPDYIAGMSLVSVSLAGFFLFSGYFLSRGSMPSYWVFMHYVSPYKYALDALLANEYTCAASRCFGVSGADGECSETGRDVLAEKGLTAEERWTGVQVLFGFFLLYRVLYWVVLSRRAARAKR encoded by the coding sequence atgtccaccaccaccaccaccactactgtCAAAGAACCCGACAATGCCGACgccccaccgtcgccgtcgccgtcgacgccgcccaAGAAGGTGATGTACGAGCTCGCTGCCAGGAATATTTACTATgcgaagccggcggcggcggtggcgaccaCGACGTCGCTGGCGCGGTTCCTGATGAAGCCCTGCGGGGCGGCGCAGCCGGCGCCGGATTATATCCTCCGGGACGTGTCGCTCACGGCGCGGCCCGGGGAGATCCTGGCCGTCGTGGGGCCCAGCGGAGCCGGAAAGTCCACTCTGCTCGACATCCTCGCCGCGCGGACGGCGCCGACGCACGGGAGGCTGCTCCTCAACTCGGCGCCGCtccggtcgtcgtcgttccGGCGGCTGTCCGCCCACGTGCCGCAGATGGACGTCGCGCTGTCGCTTCTCACCGTCGCCGAGACGTTCGCCTTCGCGGCGTCGCTGCTGTACCCGGCGTCGGAGGCGTCGGCCGCGGTCACCGCTCTGCTCGCGGATCTCCGGCTCGGGCACGCGACGCACACAAGGGTCTCCGCCACTCGGCTCtctggcggcgagcggcggcgagtgTCCATCGGGCTTGCCCTCCTCCGGAACCCCGGGATTCTCCTCCTCGACGAACCCACCTCCGGCCTCGACTCCTCCTCCGCGAACGTCGTCGTTGGCTGCCTGCGCGCCGTCGCGGCCGCCCGCGGCACGACGGTCGTGCTCTCCATCCACCAGCCGAGCTCGCGCATCCTCTCCTCCGTGgactccctcctcctcctctcccgcggcGCCGTCCTGCACCACGGCTCAGTCGATTCCCtcgacgccgccctcctctccaACGGCCTCGCCGTGCCGGCGCAGCTCAACCCCCTGGAGTTCGCTCTCGAGGTGCTCGACCAGCTGCCCTACccgtccgcctcctcccctgaGCCCAAGACGCCGGAGGAGTTCGCCACCGTCACATCCTCGAATCGACACAAGGATGCGccttcttcgtcgtcgtctacCTCGCCTTGCTCGAGGCTACACGAGGTGGTGGTCCTGTACAAGCGGGCATGGAAGGTGGTGTACCGAAGcaagcagctgctgctgacCAACTTCCTAGAGTCGGTGCTCGTCGGGACACTTCTCGGGACCATCTACATCAACGCCGGCTACGGCGAGGCCGGCGCGCACAAGCGGCTGGGGCTGTTCGCCTTCACGCTCACCTTCCTCCTAACTTCCACCACCGAGACGCTGCCGACTTTCGTGTCGGAGCGTCCAATCGTGCTGGCGGAGACGGCGTCGGGCCTCTACCGGCTGTCGTCgcacgcgacggcggcgactcTGGTGTTCCTCCCGTACCTCCTGGCGGTGGCGCTGCTCTACTCCGGCTGCGTCTACTTCCTCGTCGGGCTCTGCGCGTCGCCGGTGGCCTTCGCGGCGTTCGTGCTGGTGGTCTGGGCGGTGGTGCTGACGGCCAACTCGCTCGTCCTATTCGTCAGCTCGTTCGCGCCAGACTACATCGCGGGGATGTCGCTGGTCTCGGTGTCCCTCGCcggcttcttcctcttctccggCTACTTCCTGTCGCGGGGGAGCATGCCGTCCTACTGGGTGTTCATGCACTACGTCTCCCCCTACAAGTACGCCCTCGACGCCCTCCTCGCCAACGAGTACACCTGCGCGGCCAGCCGCTGCTTCGGcgtctccggcgccgacggcgagtgcTCGGAGACCGGCCGCGACGTGCTGGCCGAGAAGGGGCTCACGGCGGAGGAGCGGTGGACGGGGGTGCAGGTGCTGTTcggcttcttcctcctctacaGAGTTCTCTACTGGGTGGTGCTCAGCCGGCGAGCGGCCAGGGCCAAGAGGTGA